The proteins below come from a single Serratia ficaria genomic window:
- a CDS encoding LacI family DNA-binding transcriptional regulator has translation MSKANSNATIVDIARRARVTNITVSRAFNKPELVKPETRERIHAIAKELNYVPNAFAQGLKSSSSQIIGIVTSSMYNPFYSGLIKTVSRIARLQGYQIMLFDTDGSEEAEMRAIQALFGYKARGILLSAVRDDKNYRPAYLELAEVYRIPLILIDRDLYDQQLSGVFLNNREIGTLAGEYLAQQPERKMLIIGGPADSEITLARTAGIVDALRDNGHDIHIINGDYDFNSQEAAVRAYLAAAETLPDYIIGLNGIITLGAISLCHELGIYQRVKFFSIDEPPRAGAYGLHIAGVYHDTQMLGEIAADLLFSAINASRGELPVRREFFTGSLLNR, from the coding sequence GTGTCGAAAGCCAACTCCAATGCCACCATCGTGGATATCGCCCGCCGCGCCAGGGTGACCAACATCACCGTTTCCCGCGCGTTCAATAAGCCCGAGTTGGTCAAGCCGGAAACCCGCGAGCGCATTCACGCCATCGCCAAAGAGCTGAACTACGTGCCCAACGCCTTCGCCCAGGGGCTGAAAAGCAGCAGCAGCCAGATTATCGGCATCGTCACCAGCAGCATGTACAACCCGTTTTATTCCGGCCTGATCAAGACCGTGTCGCGCATCGCGCGGCTGCAGGGCTACCAGATCATGCTGTTCGACACCGACGGCAGCGAAGAGGCGGAAATGCGGGCCATTCAGGCGCTGTTCGGCTACAAGGCGCGCGGCATACTGCTTTCGGCGGTGCGCGACGATAAAAACTACCGCCCCGCCTACCTGGAATTAGCCGAGGTGTATCGCATCCCCCTGATCCTGATCGACCGCGACCTCTACGATCAGCAGCTGAGCGGCGTGTTCCTCAATAACCGCGAAATCGGCACCCTGGCCGGGGAATATCTGGCGCAGCAGCCGGAAAGAAAAATGCTGATTATCGGCGGGCCGGCCGATTCGGAAATTACGCTGGCGCGCACCGCCGGCATCGTCGACGCGCTGCGGGACAACGGCCACGATATCCATATCATCAACGGCGATTACGATTTTAACTCGCAGGAAGCGGCGGTGAGGGCGTATCTTGCGGCGGCGGAAACCCTGCCGGACTATATCATCGGCCTGAACGGCATCATTACGCTGGGGGCGATCTCCCTGTGTCACGAGCTGGGCATTTATCAGCGGGTCAAATTCTTCTCGATCGATGAACCGCCGCGCGCCGGCGCCTACGGCCTGCATATCGCCGGGGTGTATCACGACACCCAAATGCTGGGGGAGATCGCCGCAGATCTGCTGTTCAGCGCGATTAACGCCAGCCGCGGCGAGCTGCCGGTGCGCAGGGAATTCTTCACCGGCTCGCTGCTGAATCGCTGA
- the araD gene encoding L-ribulose-5-phosphate 4-epimerase — protein sequence MLNELKQRVLAANLSLPAYGLVTFTWGNVSAIDRQNGLVVIKPSGIAYEQMTLEDLVVVDLEGRVCEGHRKPSSDTATHLALYRAFPAIGGVVHTHSRNATIWAQAGQPIPALGTTHADYFYGDIPCTRPMNEAEIAGDYEGETGKVIIETFNQAGRDPQQVPGVLVYSHGPFAWGKDAADAVHNAVVMEEVAVMAMATRQLAPAIAPMQPQLLDKHFLRKHGKHAYYGQ from the coding sequence ATGCTGAACGAACTCAAACAGCGGGTGCTGGCCGCCAACCTCAGCCTGCCGGCCTATGGGCTGGTGACCTTTACCTGGGGCAACGTCTCGGCGATCGACCGTCAAAACGGGCTGGTGGTGATCAAGCCTTCGGGCATCGCCTATGAACAGATGACGCTGGAGGATTTGGTGGTGGTGGATCTGGAAGGCCGGGTGTGTGAGGGGCACCGCAAACCCTCATCCGACACCGCCACCCATCTGGCCCTGTACCGCGCCTTTCCGGCGATCGGCGGGGTGGTGCACACCCACAGCCGCAACGCCACCATCTGGGCGCAGGCCGGGCAGCCGATCCCGGCGCTGGGCACCACCCACGCCGACTATTTTTATGGCGACATTCCCTGCACCCGGCCGATGAACGAAGCGGAGATTGCCGGCGACTACGAGGGGGAAACCGGCAAGGTGATTATTGAGACCTTCAACCAGGCGGGGCGCGATCCGCAGCAGGTGCCGGGGGTGCTGGTGTATTCCCACGGGCCGTTCGCCTGGGGCAAGGATGCGGCGGATGCGGTGCACAATGCGGTGGTGATGGAGGAGGTGGCGGTGATGGCGATGGCCACGCGCCAGCTTGCGCCGGCGATCGCCCCGATGCAGCCGCAGCTGCTGGACAAGCATTTCCTGCGCAAGCACGGCAAACACGCCTACTACGGGCAATAA
- a CDS encoding L-ribulose-5-phosphate 3-epimerase, whose protein sequence is MQTTSAACLGLYEKALPAGLSWAQRLATAGELGFQFMEISIDEQPARQQRLDWDRRERLAFINARFDSGVAVPSMCLSAHRRYPFGSADAATRQHARVLLTKALAFAGDLGIRNIQLAGYDVYYEASDRHTRQRFIEGMQWAVEQAARAQVMLSVEVMDTPFISSISKWRDIARHVGSPWFTVYPDIGNLSAWGNDLATELAQGIEQITAIHLKDTVPVAPGSAGQFRDVPFGEGCVDFAHAFAILKSLNYRGPFLLEMWARDDEQDINRIRQAKAWMEQQMISGGIAC, encoded by the coding sequence ATGCAAACCACTAGCGCCGCCTGTCTGGGGCTGTACGAGAAAGCGCTGCCCGCCGGCCTGAGCTGGGCGCAGCGGCTGGCGACCGCCGGCGAGCTGGGCTTTCAGTTTATGGAGATTTCCATCGACGAACAGCCGGCGCGCCAGCAGCGCCTGGACTGGGATCGCCGCGAGCGGCTGGCGTTTATCAACGCCCGGTTCGACAGCGGGGTGGCGGTGCCGAGCATGTGCCTGTCGGCGCACCGGCGTTATCCGTTCGGCAGCGCCGACGCGGCCACCCGGCAGCACGCCAGGGTATTGCTGACCAAGGCGCTGGCGTTCGCCGGCGATCTCGGCATCCGCAACATTCAGCTGGCGGGTTACGACGTGTACTACGAGGCTTCCGATCGCCATACGCGCCAGCGTTTTATCGAGGGCATGCAGTGGGCGGTGGAGCAGGCGGCCAGGGCGCAGGTGATGCTGTCGGTCGAGGTGATGGACACTCCGTTCATCAGCAGCATCAGCAAATGGCGGGACATCGCGCGCCACGTCGGCAGCCCGTGGTTCACCGTTTACCCGGATATCGGCAACCTCAGCGCCTGGGGCAACGATCTGGCAACCGAGCTGGCACAGGGGATCGAGCAGATCACCGCGATCCACCTGAAAGACACCGTGCCGGTGGCGCCGGGCTCGGCCGGGCAGTTTCGCGACGTGCCCTTCGGCGAAGGCTGCGTAGATTTCGCGCACGCCTTCGCCATTCTCAAATCGCTCAACTATCGCGGCCCTTTCCTGCTGGAAATGTGGGCGCGCGACGACGAGCAGGACATTAACCGCATCCGCCAGGCCAAGGCCTGGATGGAGCAACAGATGATCAGCGGGGGGATTGCATGCTGA
- a CDS encoding FGGY-family carbohydrate kinase has protein sequence MGFFIGVDIGGTVIKAGLYRADGQEMAIAERDAGALSVSPGFSERNMDALWDDVCAVIRQALHAAAIDAGQVRGLSFSAHGKGLYAIDRQGRPVGNGILSSDTRAAAMAEALRRDGVEALSYPRSLQPIWSSHPAVLLRWLKQRQPAQYAAIDRVLMAHDYLRFRLTGEIAAEVTNISGSNLFNQHSGDYDPALMAAFGIEEAADKTAPIVGSAQLAGRVTAAAAAQCGLRAGTAVYGGLFDVVGAALSSGVADHRTLSAVAGTWSIATCVTDRLLPADYPYAWGRYCIEGRYFAHEGSATSAGNLAWFLRQFCGGDRQRYAQFNAWVAERRERACDILFLPYLYGSNLGAGVPGGLIGLSGHHGMADVVQAIYQGIVFSHLIHQDRLLQLNPRVERVRMTGGPTQSEVWMQIYADAGNLPLEVVETRQSGCRAAALCAAVGAGEYAGFSEALEAAPPRLRRYFPEPAANRRLRAQMARYLAVAQALNEVNYANH, from the coding sequence ATGGGATTTTTTATCGGGGTGGATATCGGCGGTACGGTGATCAAGGCCGGATTATACCGCGCCGACGGCCAGGAAATGGCGATTGCCGAACGCGACGCCGGGGCGCTTTCCGTTAGCCCCGGATTTAGCGAGCGCAATATGGACGCATTGTGGGATGACGTTTGCGCGGTGATCCGCCAGGCGCTGCATGCGGCGGCGATCGACGCCGGCCAGGTGCGCGGCCTCAGTTTCTCCGCCCACGGCAAGGGGCTGTACGCCATCGACCGGCAAGGCCGCCCGGTCGGCAACGGCATTCTCTCTTCGGATACCCGGGCGGCGGCGATGGCCGAGGCATTGCGGCGCGACGGCGTTGAAGCGCTGAGCTATCCCCGCAGCCTGCAGCCGATCTGGAGCAGCCACCCGGCGGTGCTGCTGCGCTGGCTGAAACAGCGGCAGCCGGCGCAGTACGCCGCCATCGACCGGGTGCTGATGGCGCATGACTATCTGCGCTTTCGGCTGACCGGCGAGATTGCCGCCGAAGTGACCAACATCTCCGGCAGCAACCTGTTCAACCAGCACAGCGGCGATTATGACCCGGCGCTGATGGCGGCCTTCGGCATCGAAGAGGCCGCGGACAAAACCGCGCCGATCGTCGGTTCGGCACAGCTGGCCGGGCGGGTGACGGCCGCGGCGGCGGCGCAGTGCGGCCTGCGCGCGGGCACCGCGGTATACGGCGGGCTGTTCGACGTGGTCGGCGCCGCGCTCAGCTCCGGCGTGGCGGATCACCGTACGCTCAGCGCGGTGGCGGGCACCTGGTCGATCGCCACCTGCGTGACCGACCGTTTGCTGCCGGCCGACTACCCCTACGCCTGGGGGCGTTATTGCATCGAAGGGCGCTACTTTGCCCACGAAGGCAGCGCGACCTCGGCCGGCAATCTGGCGTGGTTTTTGCGCCAGTTCTGCGGCGGCGATCGCCAGCGCTACGCGCAGTTCAACGCCTGGGTGGCCGAACGCCGCGAACGCGCCTGCGACATTCTGTTCCTGCCGTACCTGTACGGCTCCAACCTCGGCGCCGGCGTGCCGGGCGGGCTGATTGGCCTGAGCGGGCACCACGGCATGGCGGACGTGGTGCAGGCGATTTACCAGGGCATCGTGTTCTCTCACCTGATCCACCAGGACCGCCTGCTGCAGCTCAACCCGCGGGTGGAGCGGGTGCGCATGACCGGCGGGCCGACGCAGTCGGAGGTCTGGATGCAGATCTACGCCGACGCCGGCAACTTGCCGCTGGAGGTGGTGGAGACCCGGCAAAGCGGCTGCCGCGCCGCCGCGCTGTGCGCCGCGGTCGGTGCCGGTGAATACGCCGGTTTCTCCGAAGCGCTCGAGGCCGCGCCGCCCCGGCTGCGCCGCTATTTCCCCGAACCCGCCGCCAACCGCCGCCTGCGCGCCCAGATGGCGCGCTATCTGGCGGTGGCGCAGGCATTGAATGAGGTTAACTATGCAAACCACTAG